In a genomic window of Shouchella clausii:
- a CDS encoding TetR family transcriptional regulator gives MDKKERIVEAAIVAFKEKGVEKTTITDIVKRAGIAQGTYYLYFPSKLAVMPSIAEVFVNKLIDRLHKSVRSDSIERQIEEVVEAIFSITEEHNDLAILIYSGLTQTEYVKEWEMIYAPLYDWFDGMLARALDKNAIRETINTAYTAKIMVGAIESTAEQLYLYDQHDQASAQAHKNELISFISHALGASGLH, from the coding sequence GTGGATAAAAAAGAACGCATTGTTGAAGCAGCGATTGTTGCCTTTAAAGAAAAAGGCGTCGAAAAAACGACGATTACTGACATTGTGAAACGGGCTGGGATTGCCCAAGGGACTTACTATTTGTACTTTCCTTCTAAACTGGCGGTTATGCCTAGCATTGCCGAAGTATTCGTCAATAAGCTGATTGATCGGCTTCATAAGTCCGTCCGCAGCGACTCGATCGAAAGGCAAATTGAGGAAGTTGTTGAAGCCATTTTCTCGATTACGGAAGAGCATAATGATTTGGCCATATTAATTTATTCAGGCTTGACTCAAACGGAGTATGTCAAGGAGTGGGAAATGATTTATGCACCATTATACGACTGGTTTGACGGCATGCTAGCCCGCGCCCTTGACAAGAACGCAATTCGCGAGACAATCAATACTGCCTATACCGCCAAAATCATGGTCGGTGCGATTGAATCAACAGCAGAACAGCTTTATTTGTACGACCAACATGATCAAGCGAGCGCACAAGCACATAAAAATGAGCTCATATCATTTATTAGCCATGCATTAGGAGCAAGCGGTCTGCACTAA
- a CDS encoding DMT family transporter: MKNGWFYVGLTCLVELFWVFGFNVATVWWHWAIIVAIILIDFHFLSKACETLPTGTVYAVFAAIGTVGTALMDIFIFGGAFSIAKGLFMALLVIGVVLLKLADNHTDETKSNQKGAA; this comes from the coding sequence ATGAAAAACGGTTGGTTCTATGTCGGCTTAACTTGCCTAGTTGAACTTTTTTGGGTATTTGGCTTTAATGTTGCGACTGTTTGGTGGCATTGGGCAATCATTGTCGCCATTATTCTTATCGATTTCCACTTTCTTTCTAAAGCATGTGAAACGCTCCCAACCGGAACAGTCTATGCTGTGTTTGCTGCCATCGGAACAGTCGGGACTGCCCTAATGGACATCTTTATATTTGGAGGCGCCTTTAGTATCGCCAAAGGGTTGTTTATGGCGCTTCTTGTTATCGGCGTGGTTTTATTAAAATTGGCCGACAACCATACAGACGAAACGAAATCCAATCAGAAAGGAGCGGCTTGA
- a CDS encoding DMT family transporter produces the protein MGWFFVVLAALFEVVGVIGLKKYSQQKTVLHTILFLGGFGASFLFLYTSFNYLQLSIAYSVWIGLGTVAAVLVNMMFFGESRNWLRLFSLAIIVIGVTGLKAIS, from the coding sequence ATGGGATGGTTCTTTGTTGTATTAGCAGCACTGTTTGAAGTCGTCGGCGTGATTGGTTTAAAAAAATACAGCCAACAGAAAACAGTGCTCCATACGATCTTGTTTCTCGGCGGCTTCGGTGCGTCGTTTCTGTTTTTGTACACTTCGTTTAATTATTTGCAGCTAAGCATTGCTTACTCCGTTTGGATTGGACTTGGAACGGTTGCTGCTGTTTTGGTAAACATGATGTTCTTTGGCGAATCAAGGAATTGGCTGCGCTTGTTTAGCTTAGCCATCATCGTCATAGGTGTTACTGGCTTAAAAGCCATTTCCTAA